One region of Termitidicoccus mucosus genomic DNA includes:
- a CDS encoding ABC transporter permease subunit: protein MSRLHWFSIRRELQPRQRAMLGLLAFLLPLALWGCVSYVPWIWHPMIKVTDSGDVAWIRTGTLVDRDEFQKEADNVLRAGGRPPRGERANPIYLPAPHNVVRALYTAFTTEPALKGDRWLHESLGMSLQTIFWGFLISSVLGVPLGVLCGAYASVSRVTEPFVDFVRYMPAPAFGALMVAIFGIHLEPKIAIIVIGTLFQQVLVVANTVRKVDGGLLEAAQTLGAKRRHLVLRVLVPASLPDLYNDLRILLGWAWTYLIVAEVIGVSSGITFFINQQAKYRNFDNVYAAIIIIGVIGLSTDQFLAWLGRHIFAWKNPRPSRVRAFFSFIKNTEGLLAPSKEVQHRRFLAACAARGLPIPAQAAEMAAGPIPAGSLPTSPKNTDEPS, encoded by the coding sequence ATGTCCCGCCTCCACTGGTTTTCAATCCGCCGGGAACTCCAGCCCCGGCAGCGCGCCATGCTCGGCCTGCTGGCATTTCTGCTGCCGCTCGCGCTCTGGGGTTGTGTCAGCTACGTGCCGTGGATCTGGCATCCGATGATCAAGGTCACCGACTCGGGGGACGTCGCCTGGATACGGACGGGCACCCTGGTTGACCGGGACGAATTTCAGAAAGAAGCGGACAATGTCCTGCGCGCGGGCGGCAGGCCTCCCCGGGGAGAAAGGGCCAATCCCATCTACCTGCCGGCGCCGCACAATGTGGTGCGCGCGCTTTACACCGCGTTCACCACCGAACCCGCGCTGAAGGGCGACCGCTGGCTGCATGAAAGCCTGGGCATGAGCCTGCAAACCATCTTCTGGGGGTTTCTCATCTCGAGCGTCCTCGGCGTGCCTCTCGGGGTTCTGTGCGGCGCGTATGCGAGCGTGTCGCGCGTCACGGAACCCTTTGTCGATTTTGTGCGCTACATGCCCGCCCCGGCCTTCGGCGCCCTGATGGTTGCGATCTTCGGCATCCATCTGGAACCGAAAATCGCAATCATCGTCATCGGGACGCTTTTCCAGCAGGTGCTCGTGGTCGCCAACACGGTCCGCAAGGTCGATGGCGGCCTGCTCGAGGCGGCGCAAACCCTCGGCGCCAAGCGCCGCCACCTCGTCCTGCGCGTCCTCGTGCCCGCCAGCTTGCCCGATCTATATAACGATCTCCGCATCCTCCTTGGCTGGGCGTGGACTTATCTGATCGTGGCCGAGGTCATCGGCGTCAGCAGCGGGATTACGTTTTTTATCAATCAACAGGCCAAATACCGCAATTTCGACAATGTATATGCCGCGATCATCATCATCGGTGTCATCGGCCTTTCCACCGACCAGTTCCTCGCCTGGCTCGGACGGCATATCTTCGCGTGGAAAAACCCGAGGCCGAGCCGGGTGCGCGCGTTTTTCTCCTTCATAAAAAACACCGAGGGCCTCCTCGCGCCGTCGAAGGAAGTCCAGCACCGGCGCTTCCTCGCGGCCTGCGCCGCGCGCGGACTGCCCATCCCGGCGCAGGCCGCCGAAATGGCGGCGGGCCCAATTCCGGCCGGTTCCCTGCCAACCTCGCCCAAAAACACCGATGAGCCTTCCTGA
- a CDS encoding creatininase family protein yields MKRAKANRPRPHPVLWSQLTWPEIGRLRAGGMDAVLLPCGATEQHGPHLGTGMDTVLAADVCAAVSAATSVPALPALPYGCSLGHSHRWPGTLSLQPQTLIALVTDIGGWLWRAGFKKLFIINSHVTNAAPLRCALENLRYHHDGFMVALVNTATASPRTQKTFFADARDWHANQAETALMLARAPEITRPDLIKKSDDPDRTVGAVFAHPVNHTSTNGVTGHPSRASLAQGERLFRWLVADVAGIVRKGLREKSPLVPTHDANGPNG; encoded by the coding sequence ATGAAACGCGCCAAAGCCAACCGCCCCCGCCCGCACCCCGTCCTCTGGTCGCAACTGACCTGGCCTGAAATCGGGCGACTGCGCGCCGGCGGCATGGACGCGGTGCTCCTGCCGTGCGGGGCGACCGAGCAACACGGCCCGCACCTGGGCACCGGGATGGACACGGTCCTGGCCGCCGATGTCTGCGCCGCCGTCTCCGCCGCGACCTCCGTGCCCGCGCTCCCCGCGCTTCCCTACGGATGCTCGCTCGGCCACTCGCACCGCTGGCCCGGAACGCTGTCGCTCCAGCCCCAGACCCTGATCGCCCTCGTCACGGACATCGGCGGCTGGCTCTGGCGGGCCGGCTTCAAAAAACTCTTTATAATAAACAGCCACGTCACCAACGCCGCCCCGCTCCGTTGCGCGCTCGAAAACCTCCGCTACCATCACGACGGTTTCATGGTGGCGCTGGTCAACACCGCCACCGCCAGCCCGCGCACGCAAAAAACGTTTTTCGCCGACGCGCGGGACTGGCACGCCAACCAGGCCGAGACCGCGCTCATGCTCGCCCGCGCGCCGGAAATCACGCGCCCGGATTTGATAAAAAAATCCGACGACCCCGACCGCACCGTCGGCGCCGTTTTCGCGCATCCGGTCAACCATACAAGCACCAACGGCGTCACCGGCCATCCCAGCCGCGCCTCCCTTGCGCAGGGCGAGCGCCTCTTCCGCTGGCTCGTGGCGGACGTGGCCGGAATCGTCCGCAAGGGACTGCGCGAAAAAAGTCCTCTCGTCCCCACGCACGACGCCAACGGCCCGAACGGGTGA
- a CDS encoding ABC transporter ATP-binding protein produces MSLPDYKLQSPAVTERFRKIKERPVVLSVRGIGREFSGEKAPVVALKDISFDVHRREFVCVIGPSGCGKSTLIRLIAGLDESTSGELLIDGKKVSGPGPDRGMVFQGYTLFPWLTVKENVMFGLQMQGAESSEAAREAMQWLDLVGLRKFYDVYPNQLSGGMKQRVAIARALAPNPRVLLMDEPFGALDAQTRAQMQSHLMEIWRNVDVTILFITHDLDEAILLADRILVLKAHPGEVAEVMEVPVPRPRHFSQLNSPEFQATRRRLDELIHPRTEIRPDEQERLPIVRLTAAGDDVE; encoded by the coding sequence ATGAGCCTTCCTGATTACAAACTGCAATCTCCCGCCGTGACGGAGCGTTTTCGCAAGATCAAGGAGCGCCCCGTCGTGCTTTCCGTGAGGGGCATCGGACGCGAATTTTCCGGCGAAAAAGCCCCTGTGGTGGCGCTCAAGGATATTTCCTTCGATGTGCACCGGCGCGAGTTTGTCTGCGTGATCGGACCGTCGGGCTGCGGAAAATCCACGCTCATCCGGCTCATCGCCGGCCTCGACGAAAGCACTTCGGGGGAACTTCTCATCGATGGGAAAAAAGTGAGCGGGCCGGGGCCGGATCGCGGCATGGTTTTTCAAGGATACACCCTTTTCCCGTGGCTCACGGTCAAGGAAAACGTCATGTTCGGCCTTCAGATGCAGGGCGCGGAATCGTCGGAGGCCGCGCGCGAGGCGATGCAATGGCTCGATCTCGTGGGACTCCGCAAATTCTACGACGTCTATCCCAACCAGCTCTCCGGCGGCATGAAACAACGCGTCGCCATCGCCCGCGCGCTCGCTCCCAATCCGCGCGTGCTGCTCATGGACGAGCCGTTCGGCGCGCTCGACGCGCAAACCCGCGCGCAGATGCAGTCGCACCTGATGGAGATCTGGCGCAACGTGGATGTCACCATCCTGTTCATCACGCATGACCTCGACGAGGCCATCCTCTTGGCCGATCGCATCCTCGTGCTCAAGGCGCATCCGGGCGAAGTGGCCGAGGTCATGGAAGTGCCGGTGCCCAGGCCGCGCCATTTTTCCCAGCTCAATTCCCCGGAATTCCAGGCCACGCGCCGCCGCCTCGACGAGCTTATCCATCCGAGAACCGAAATCCGTCCGGACGAGCAGGAGCGCCTGCCCATCGTCCGCCTCACCGCCGCGGGCGACGACGTCGAATAA
- the glnT gene encoding type III glutamate--ammonia ligase, whose product MKTEHEILSLQKELKAKGVKYCVGAYVDIHGVPKGKFVPIDHFLHFAHGSELYTGYALDGLGQSPNDDEIASLPDLDRGVILPWNREVAWFPADNTFHGEPYEINTRVALKKVLADATSLGFGFNLGIECEVFVVKLDDAGRIGIPNADDQLNKTCYDIRRFFRRYTWLDKVSSAIDQLGWDLYSLDHEDAPSQFEFDFKYSDALTMCDRYVFFRTMAKHYAEEEGLLATFMPKPFADKTGNGAHFNMSLYDLETGKNAFAHDKAADPLGLGLSPVAYHFIGGILRHGPAICAAMAPTVNSYKRLVRRGLMNYYSWAPVFNSFGTNNRTNSIRVPMSGGRCESRNADSSCNPYLAATLVLAAGLEGIREKLDPGRPREENLYAYTDEQLAAQGICHLPQSLQEAVAAFAGDPFTERVLGRELRDEFVRYKSEEWRAYRQQITQWEIDRYARMF is encoded by the coding sequence ATGAAAACAGAACATGAAATCCTCTCCCTCCAGAAGGAACTGAAGGCCAAGGGCGTGAAATATTGCGTCGGCGCGTATGTGGACATCCACGGCGTGCCCAAGGGGAAGTTTGTCCCCATCGACCACTTCCTCCATTTCGCGCATGGCTCGGAATTATATACGGGCTACGCGCTCGACGGGCTCGGGCAGTCGCCCAACGACGACGAAATCGCGTCGCTCCCCGATCTCGACCGGGGCGTCATCCTCCCGTGGAACCGGGAGGTCGCCTGGTTCCCGGCGGACAACACCTTTCACGGCGAGCCCTACGAAATAAACACGCGCGTCGCGCTCAAAAAGGTGCTCGCCGACGCGACGTCGCTGGGCTTCGGCTTCAATCTCGGCATCGAATGCGAGGTTTTTGTCGTGAAGCTCGACGACGCGGGGCGCATCGGCATTCCCAATGCCGACGACCAGCTCAACAAGACCTGTTATGACATCCGCCGCTTTTTCCGGCGCTACACCTGGCTGGACAAGGTTTCCTCCGCCATCGACCAGCTCGGCTGGGATTTGTATTCGCTCGATCACGAGGACGCGCCGTCGCAATTCGAGTTCGATTTTAAATATTCCGACGCGCTCACCATGTGCGACCGCTATGTGTTTTTCCGCACGATGGCCAAGCATTACGCGGAGGAGGAGGGGCTGCTGGCCACCTTCATGCCGAAACCGTTTGCAGACAAAACGGGCAACGGTGCGCATTTCAACATGTCGCTTTATGATTTGGAAACCGGAAAAAACGCATTCGCGCACGACAAAGCCGCCGACCCTCTGGGCCTGGGCCTCAGCCCCGTCGCCTACCACTTCATCGGCGGCATCCTCAGGCACGGCCCGGCGATCTGCGCGGCGATGGCCCCGACGGTGAACAGCTACAAACGCCTCGTCCGGCGCGGCCTCATGAATTATTACTCGTGGGCGCCGGTCTTCAACAGCTTCGGCACCAACAACCGGACGAATTCCATCCGTGTGCCGATGAGCGGCGGTCGTTGCGAAAGCCGCAACGCCGACTCGTCCTGCAATCCCTATCTCGCCGCCACGCTGGTGCTGGCCGCCGGGCTGGAAGGCATCCGCGAAAAACTCGATCCGGGCCGCCCCCGCGAGGAAAACCTCTACGCCTACACCGACGAGCAACTGGCCGCGCAGGGCATCTGCCACCTCCCGCAGTCGCTTCAGGAGGCGGTCGCCGCCTTCGCCGGCGATCCTTTCACGGAGCGCGTGCTCGGCAGGGAATTGCGCGACGAGTTTGTTCGTTACAAATCCGAGGAGTGGCGCGCCTACCGCCAGCAAATCACGCAGTGGGAAATAGACCGCTACGCGCGGATGTTTTGA
- a CDS encoding LacI family DNA-binding transcriptional regulator: MILTVRMPTPTLRTLAKSLGLSRTTVSEALRGSPCVKADTMERVRAAAKAAGYQPNPLAGAVMSELRRSRGGTFRGVIAILTLDEPDRPDYAKRFYREFTRGATERAATLGFKVEAFTAGGKTGITMHRLDQILQSRGIQGIIILPVWGDPDFSALSWSRYAGVYTDYYIKQPALHAICPDHYRSLINVLHRLHALGYKRPGLFMQKHHDERLLYRWQGAFLSFQYNHPEAGNVPPLVADEITRDNFEPWFRKHAPDVVLGHQSEAIDWMRAAGARIPKTQGFFCLNTLRQHTPCAGLDQCPETIGSRAAEAVIAKLHRNECGATSTVSLTTIPSHWVDGPTIRSKPLKSRIDELRQASSLPGNLAL; the protein is encoded by the coding sequence ATGATTCTGACAGTCCGTATGCCCACCCCCACCCTGCGTACCCTGGCCAAATCGCTGGGCCTTTCCCGCACCACGGTTTCCGAGGCGCTGCGCGGATCGCCTTGCGTGAAGGCCGACACCATGGAACGCGTGCGCGCGGCCGCCAAGGCCGCCGGGTATCAGCCCAATCCTCTGGCCGGCGCGGTCATGTCGGAGTTGCGGCGTTCGCGCGGCGGCACGTTTCGCGGCGTCATCGCCATCCTCACCCTCGACGAGCCCGACCGGCCCGATTACGCGAAACGCTTCTACCGTGAGTTCACCCGCGGGGCCACCGAACGGGCGGCGACGCTCGGGTTCAAGGTCGAAGCGTTCACCGCGGGCGGAAAAACCGGCATCACCATGCACCGTCTCGACCAGATACTCCAGTCGCGCGGCATCCAGGGCATCATCATCCTGCCGGTCTGGGGCGATCCGGATTTCTCCGCGCTGAGCTGGTCGCGCTATGCCGGGGTCTATACGGATTATTATATAAAACAGCCCGCGCTCCACGCCATCTGCCCCGATCACTACCGTTCGCTCATCAACGTGCTGCACCGCCTGCACGCGCTGGGCTACAAGCGCCCGGGGCTTTTCATGCAAAAGCACCACGACGAGCGCCTGCTCTACCGCTGGCAGGGGGCGTTTCTTTCCTTTCAATACAATCATCCCGAGGCCGGCAACGTGCCGCCGCTGGTCGCGGACGAAATCACGCGGGATAATTTCGAGCCCTGGTTCCGGAAGCACGCGCCGGATGTCGTGCTCGGCCACCAGAGCGAGGCGATCGACTGGATGAGGGCGGCCGGGGCGAGGATTCCCAAGACCCAAGGATTCTTCTGCCTGAACACGCTGCGCCAGCACACGCCCTGCGCGGGGCTCGACCAGTGCCCGGAGACCATCGGCTCGCGCGCGGCCGAGGCGGTGATCGCAAAACTGCATCGCAATGAATGCGGCGCGACCAGCACGGTTTCGCTGACCACGATTCCCAGCCACTGGGTGGACGGCCCGACCATCCGCAGCAAACCGCTGAAAAGCAGAATCGACGAGCTCAGACAGGCCTCCTCGCTGCCGGGCAACCTCGCGCTGTGA